The region aaagttgaaaaataaaataaagaaagagaaggcaTGTATTTGGAGGAGCCCGGTGATATATAATCGAGGCTGgctggtttttaaaataaattgcttATGGAAAGTacaaaagagattaaaaaaaagaaaagtggagccgttttataattttgttaggtGGGCATGGTCGTATGGTAGGCAAGTTATGCACCCAAAAACAAGAAATGGACAACCTGGGGAGTCCTTGGACGGTGTGGACAAAATATTTAGGAGTTTGAGCGATGATGGGAGAAGGTTCCTTTTGGAGTTGGAGAGTTCACGGAGGTATTGTCCATACATACCTCCAGACATTATATATTGAATGGTCTCAATCGGCGTTGACAAATTAATGGGGGGAGTAGCTGGCTTCGACAGGCTTAACAGTGCTGTGAtcattgcaatatttttttattttctttccctaTGGATATTGATAGCCCAAAGGCATCATAAAAATTGAAGTAGCTGTGAACCACTGATGTATTGGATGGGTTTATCATTCGGCTGTGGTCTCAACTCATGATTGCAAAGCATAGCCCGTGTTGACACATTGAcattccctttcttttcttttctttcatttttattcttatttattgctgtcctttaattttcttcttgtttcgaAAAATCATTTAACGTAAACCCCATTGAAGATATAGTATTGCTTCTCTTGAATTTATCCATGGCGTACCATATTCAGGCTTGCCGAGTCGTTTCACAAAAACCTTGATCGTAAATGAAGGAAAAGTTAACATAAACTTCCCGACTCTTCAGAAACTCCAAATGAAAATATAGAATTTATAGCAATGCTATCAGCACCGCAATCTAGTTAGCATTTCATTTTCCTTCTTGTTTCTTACCCTCGTACAGTTAATTAAAGCTAGAATGAGAGCTTTCAAGCCTATTGTATCCCATGCCATGTTGCCTCCGTTTCCATAGGGCATAGATGCTTTTGGTTTGCTTAATATGCAAATTTCCTAGCAATTGCCCATCTTGTTTTCATTGAATCCCTCCGCAAAAGTTGATTTCGACATTTAAAAAGTCTTCACGCATTCATCCTTTCTCGACCCAATTTCATGAAATCAATAATGGAGTAGGCTGGTGCAATGAAAACATCAATCTCCTTAGAAGAAGTTCAGCaatatataagaattaaattggaAATTCAAAAGTCTGAATATTATATCTCAATCATAATGATGAAATGTTATATCTCTATCATAATGATATTGGTTTAacttgagaaagaaaaacatcTTCTTAGCCCTAAAAAGGAAGCAAATTAATGAAGATAAATTGAGGATTTTCTTTTGTCAGAGTTTAgctgttataattaaaaataatttcatgattttatgccatatgattttatcaatttttttagagatGACATGGCTGGTATCTTTTTTTACACAACGACATGCATAGAGATTTAGAAACCAGATCAATTTCACGCATCGCGCTTAATTTTTGGCACGGCCTAGCTAAGACACTAGCAGCGGCACATATATCTACATGGGCCAAATGCCACAAGAGTCTGACAGATTATGGAGATGCAATAGATATAAATATCAAGCAGCAAAAACCATGATCAAATAGCAGCTAGAGATTCGGCTGtttatgattagaaaaaaagaaaagaaaaaagaaaacgaagctatattttaaaaaaatcttcgaTAAGAACGTTTGAATGGTgctatatatttgatatttcatGAATAACAGTGGGGCGGCACCGATGTTGTAAAGGAtgctattaaatttattttcttatagaaagttttgattttaatattttttaatgatgtgAAGATGTTAATGTATTTTgcatcaacttgatgttaatagatcactatatttatatatatatataaataatctaattacgtgattttaattttaacgcatatatagaaaaaatatatagtatatatatgCCCAGATAAAATCTGATgacaattttcttttatctataattttcagTTTCGAGACGCAGGGAATAAATCCTCCACCTCTCATGGTGTCCAAAGCGGGCcaaaaagagtaaaatataaTACCAAAAAACGTATAAATCAGCAGGCATAATGATAtcaatttgtattttgtttgatGCGATCGCCTTTTATCATTCCATTAGGGATGTATGGTCTAAATCTTCCAGTGCACTCTCATTTTTGGCTTTGGATGAAGCCACGACAGGAAGCATCTAGAGGGGGACGTGGAAATTGAAGTAAAACCGATCGAAGGGCCATGAATTGCACAAGTGATTAATGTCAATGCTTAATATAATAGTGCTGGCGGGTCTTCGTGAGATAAAGGGAATTGTATTAACTTGTAATAAATGGACAAGACCTTTCTATTTCAACGATTAATCTCCTTCACCAGATTAGTCATGTCCGCCTCAAAGAAAATGACAGTATCAGTAAAGTCAAGAGCACAACTTTGTTCTCGTTAATTTCCTTAGTGTGAGCAACCAGAGAACGGGATAGGAAATGAAAGGTGATCAATGGATAGCAAATCAACTTGGATTACGAGTTGAGATGCAAAGTAGTGTTGTGTGGTGTGGACTGTGACAAAAACAAGTCACCCGCCCGCTTTGGAAAAGACTGAATCACACTCATGATTTGGTATATGATATGATGGAAACGTTTTACTTTCTAGATAAGATTGATAAGGTCACGGCATTTTCTAGACATCTGTCAAAATCTGGTTCTTTGTTAAATCCAGATGCTCCTGGTGATGGAAATTACAAGGCATGTTACTTCCATGCTGTGGGTTTAGCTGCATGAACTCCGGCTTGCTATGATCATAATGGAGATAACAGGAAGGGtcacaattatatttaatatatttctataaaaataacattttaaaaaataacagccGGTCGAACACTTCTGAAATACTGCAGGACGTGATTCCGTTTCTTTACTCCATCACCAGCCTATTGCTCTAATTTTATGGGAGTCCAAGAGAATAGTGGGTATGCCTCCGGGCCCTTTCCATGGGCTCTATGACTGCGGCAATCTATTAGTACTATTTTAATGAGCTAGGTCCAATACTTGTCTAACTACAAGTGGTTAATTCGATCATGAGCCCACTATTTAaacaaattgaatgaaaatgcatgtgtatatatatatatatatatatatatatatatatatatatatatatatatatatatatatatatatatatataacctttcTTCCTCTGGCCTTTGCTTGGATTTTCTATCTCTAGAAACCCCCTTTTTACAGTTTGATCTGCTACATTTTTAGGTTGCTAATTTTGAGCTTAGTCttctatgtatatttttaatgtcaagCTGAAGGCATCCATGAAAGCCCGCACGCTCTTTCTATGAATTCATGTTAGGCTTGACTCGGCTCTAGAAATTTGATGTACCACTCAGATTTAATATCTAACCATGTGCTGGGCTTCGTGCTTTCTGTTCTTCTTtcgatttttctttgaaatgtgGAAGAGGTCATTGGCAATATCTTTTGAAACCGACCAAATCCACCCATCGAGCATCTTTAATCCAAAAGCATCATACAAGTAATTCATATcgaaaataattatgttttgcgCACATGGCCATGATTCGcaacaaaaatgattgaaagaatGGTATATTATTGAATAAGAACAGATTTTAAGGTTACAATGGATTAATATTCTTACAGAATTGATGAATGATGCAACGTAAGAAGGATATATTGATAAGTTTCCCCTATACATATTATCACGTTGGTTCATCAAAAGAACGAAAGCATTAATAATACATAAAGGAGTAATTAACCATTCTATCATGCGACATATTAATTATTtcgagacaaaaaaaaatcctcggTACAATTCGGTCTAGCATACTTTTGTACCGATGATGCTTTCCCCTGGACAAAGCTTCCACTTCTcgtaaaaagaagagaaaagtttCCCATGTAACAGGCCAAGCCCAACTAGACAAGCAATCCCGAGAACAGCGTTTACCGGTGGTGATATTTTGAGAGAGATTTCTATAAGAAGTCACCCATCGCCACTACATTTGACAGACTAAACCCTTTCTTCAATGGATGCTGGCAGCACAATCTACAAGCAATCAGCCTCTCGTCTAACCGTGATAACACACTTGTTTGGCATCTTGGCTATAATTCTCATGCTGGTTTGGTTATTGCATTATCGCGGGGGCATCGAGTATCATTCTGATAATCCTGATCGTGTTTTCAATGTAATTAGAATTTCCGCACCCTTTGTTCTTGTTACTGTCATATAATTATAATCTTactatttcttaattttattaataatcttGGTATGCAGGCTCATCCCTTTTTTATGTTCTGCGGACTCATATTTCTTGTTGGGGAAGGTACGTGCtcgtgtgtatatatatgtattaaattttcaaaaattactttttataagtaaaaaatctcatttattGAAACTTGATAGCGTTGGAATggctattttatttatttcatcatttgggTGTTTTTTTGGGAGGATATaatcttgaattaaaaattCTGAAGAATTAATTGAcaacttgaaaattaaaaaaataaaataaaaatcaacttgatgcaTAGGAAGTTATTAATGatattatataattagttattacTCACCGGATCCATGactcataatttcttttataaatatatatttattttaaaatgggTTTCAAGAAATAGTTAGTATTATGTTATTAATTACTCCTCCATGACCATAAACCATAAAGTCTCTCTAGAATTCAAGccttaatgatgtttttaaacGATTAACAACATTCTCATGTCTCACCTACTTGATTACTTTTAACAGCTTTCTTAAGttcttatataaatatatggtgGTGATGTGAGCAGCGATGATGACATACAAAACAATATCATCGGCAATGATTGTCCAGAAGTCTATCCACATGTTCCTGCATCTGATTGCCCTGTGCCTTGGTATTGTTGGCATATGTGCTGTTTTCAGGTTCCATGATATGATCCAAGCAGAGGATGTTTATAGCTTGCATTCATGGGTTGGGTTGAGCACCTTCTGTTTATTTTGCTTGCAGGTGCGTAAACTCTATCCGACTAGACCACGACCTGTAGCTAGTGACGAGCCAGAATTCCTTTGttcttatctttctttgaattaattaaattttaggcAAAAACAAACCTTTATTTCAGTGTTTAAACTTTTTTCCGATTGACACCAAATCTGAGAAAATGTAATAACTGTCATCCGTTGATCCATTAAAAAGGGACCGTATTGCAAACCTAAGAAACATGGGGATTGATTTGAACTTTTTCTAAAGAAATCCCAGCAGCTTCAGCATGGTATATTTTCAGACTGTGACACTTGTTATATAATTGAACTCGATTCGCAGTGGGTGTTCGGCTTCTTTACATTCATGTTTCCAAAAGCTGGGAAACAAACAAGGGCAAGCATGCTTCCATGGCACGTATGTGGGGGGAGAGCACTGTTATGCATGGCAACATGTGCAGCACTGACTGGGTTAATTGAGAAAGCTACATTCCTCGAGCTAAAGCATCATCACGAGTCTCATTTGATTAACTTCACTGGactctttatccttctcttCGGCATATTCGTTGACCTCTCGGTTGCTCTTGCCCGTTATGTGTGATGATTCTATACTACCTTCCATATTTTGTATCTTGATGATGTATTGGGTAGTTGTTTTCATTTCATACAAGTTGGGTAGAATTGCTTAAGATCTGATAGAAATATACTtcgaaaaaagataaaaaaaaatatagtaataataacaacatattCTATATGAGCCCGGATTTAGAACTATTAAATCTGATAGAATATTTAAAAgcaactttttttgtttttaattttattttaatttttgtactccatatatatattttaagtctCAAGTCTTAATACTACTACAATACCTCGTAAACAATCATATCCGTTAACCGAATCTGatagaatatttaaaaacaattttttttgtttttaattttattttaatttttgtattccatatatatattttaaatctcaaGTCTTAATACTACTACAATGCCTCGTAAACAATCATATCCGTTAACCAAATCAATTCAAGCGAAGAATCGAGCCATGAAACTTTTCAAAATTAGTCAACATTTTCTTGTGGACCATCCCCCATTCGCCATGGCACCATGCTTCTCTGCTCACCACCTAAGATGTAGTAGCATTACCAATAAACTTTTCATGATAAAGTACGCGTTTCGCGGATCCCATTGTTAGGTGACAATGGGCATTAACATTATTGTTCCAAGTTAACAAAcgtttgaattaaaataataataataaatttcaataaactttATTTAATCCTATAATTATCAAAGAACCATAATTTAAGCTgttagttaaaattttaaaatataatttatattattctttaatacaCATCTCAAGTGAAAttcttttaactttaaaaattacataGGTTCTCAGgtaaaaattctttaattttaaaacttgcatCAACATATATTacattgtgcttaatttttatcaaataaataaaaatgatgagattCAATCTCGTGACTGTTtagtcattaaaaatataataccatatcaaaaaaccatctcaatctaatagcttaaattattaaataaattttcaagacatgatttatattattttctaataataattagGTTAATTAAATGCTAAACTTCAAAGATCATACCGACAAAACCCTGGCTCATGACTCGCCGGCCTTGACGTTTCCTAATACTGCATATTTGGGATTCGAAGTATCCGTCTTTCTTGTGTTGACAAAACCAGAAAGGTTTTCCTTGTGCACATCACAATGTACACAGCAAAATTTCCacgtaaaattaatcaagaagaGTAAACTTCATTCTTGACCCTAAAGATTCGCCAATGTTCCACTTTTACTCTTATAGTTTAAGATTTCTCAATGTTACCCTTATAATTAACAGGAAGTTTCAATGTTACCCCTGACCATTAAGTAGACcacttctttatttgtttttttttttagttttctaggtATTCTATGTGAGATGTTATGGCATTTTCGGGGATTTGAGTGGAAAAGgtgagataaaataataaaaagaaaatatgaagaaaagtGAATTTCTTATCAGTTATTTCTCCTAAGAgtgaaattaaactttttaataacTATAGGAGAAACATCTggagatttttatttatgggGGTAGAAGTAAACTAGGAGTGAGTTTATATGAgcaaaaatatagtttattgataataaaatattcaacaCCTTGGCAAGTTTACAATGAAAACAAACGAATCACTTTGTATTGTCCAACTCCGTAAATACTAgcaaataatgatgatgatttcAAGTACTTGAagaacatatatacatatacatataaaacTGCTAGACAACACCTATTTCCAGCTCCCACTGATCTCCTCCTTTTCAATTACCCCTGTCTCTTTGAGCTAGAGTAATAGACTCGAGATCATCTAGTTGCGCAATGCCACCTAAAAGTCGAAGTTTCCAAATCTCGGCGACCCCCGTAACAATGTTCGCCCATTTGTTAGCTATAGCAGTCACAACCCTTGTTCTTGTTTGGCTTTTACACTTCCGAGGAGGCCTCGCTTTCGAATCTGCTAACAAAGGCAAGATTTTGAATGTAAGATGAATCAGGCActaatcatatataaatatgTTCATTATGTTTTCTAACTAGTAattctttgtttaatttcatgattCTTCTCAATTCAGATGCATGCTCTTCTAATGGCAGTTGGATTTATAGTTTTTGCGGGAGaaggtaagaaaataaaatgtagctttatgaataaattaataaatgaatCAGAAAATGCTAAACCGGggcattattattaatttcacgAGTAATCACTGCTCATATCAATAATTTTGATAGCAAGGGCTGACATTTCATAGAAAAACTAGAGGTCTTAATCCTTCGAAGCGACCATGCACTTGTACTACATAGTAGACTTCTTCCTGATTGCTCCATAGTATGTCTGTCACTCCAGCAGTGAAAAGAAAACACTGTAGGTTCTAATCAAATTTCATTTTGAATCAGCTATTATGGCATACAAGTCAGTTCCAGCAAAGAGGAAGGTGCAAAAAGCTTTTCATGTAACATTGCATCTGATAGCACTTGTGGCTGGAGTAGGGGGTGTTTATACAGCTTTCAAGTTTAAGCATGAGGTGGAGGAAAAAGACATGACTAGTTTACATTCCTGGCTTGGCATGATCACCATCTGTTTATTTGGTTtacaggtattttttttttcttgcgaTTACAAGATGTACCATTAATTTGTTACCTTTTCTTAATATTCTGATCACTGATTAACACAAAATGGGACGCTGGGCAGTGGTTGTTGGGATTCTTCTCATTTGTGTTCCCGGGCGCAGAAATGTCAGCAAGAAGCTCGTACAGGCCATGGCACGTTTTTGGTGGTTTGGCCATATTTTTCCTTGCTATAAGCGCAGCCCAGACGGGTTTGCtggaaacttcaattttcttagaCCTGGGCCTCAGCCAAGAAGGACTTATTGTCAACTTCACTGGACTCTTGCTTTTTGTATTTGCAGTCGGTGTTGGGCTGAGCAGTGTCCTTCCACGAGGACATTATTAAACATCAAATGGTATCAGATCTTCTCTGTGCCCATGGGGTTCTGATTTGTTCTCTCTTCTACCACTTGTAATTTCTTGATGAAGGGGTGGGGGGGAGTAGACTCGAGCTTCGAAACCTGGTCTTTCCTACTAGGCTGCACTCGTatggttttataatttatttatttgttcaataaattgcagatttttttttccttttgtgaggaatgtttttttagagagaTTTTGCAGGGAGCTGTTATGAACTGTTCATAATAAGACTAATGAAAACGAAATCCATAGTCTTTTTATTGACTTGTGATCACTTTTATTTTTGGGCCTAACtaaggaataataataataataaagcattTGTCAAggtgtattattttttcagaataatgatttattaaaattaaaaaaataaatgcattcCTTCCATACTAtcatttatttagttttcaGCATTTTATAAGAACATACATTTATTAGGGAAATCCTTTATctattcaattcttttttatgagACTTTGTTTTAAGGTAaagttatataaattatattccgTTTTTGTACTCGGAAactaatttctttatttattggaTGTTTAACGATAATACAAGTTCAAACTCTCTTTTCAAAAGCACCAAACctgaaagaataattttatggaacattttttttttttgaggaaatTATTGTTTCATAATTATACATTAGTAAGGAAGCACGGTTGGCTGGACTTGCACAATTTGTCTGAACTTGGAACTCCGAAGCACTTCTTATCATTATTATCCTGTGTCAATGGAGCAATTAATTAAGGCTTAATGGTTATGGTACTATCCGATGGCGTGCagtcgtgttttttaaaaacagttgaattttttttatttaaaattaaatttttatatgtttttataattgatgtgttaattttaaaaagatttttttataaaataaaataaaatattattttaatatatttgtaaataaaaaaatattttaaatcaggGAACAATTCAATGGTTCTATAACTCACAGTGACCGGTACTTCATGGTGATCACACACGtctatgtttaaaaaaaaaaaaaacagaaaagggaTCGTATTCATTACCTTTATTCGCCATTAAAATTATCTTGTAAGAACAACCTCAACGATGTGCATTAGCACTGATAATTTTATATACTATCTGCAGAATCGTATAATACATAAATTAGAGTACAATTTCTGATAGCTGCAGCAACTAGGGCGGGTAACATTTGACAATTGTAATTAAGAATCAAAACATTGGTATATGAAATAACATGGGCAAAGACAATGATTCAGTAGTTATATTGGGAGGGATATCATAGAGTTTAAGGTCATAAGCAGCAGCAACAGTGGCCCTATGAACTATGAAGTCTGATCCTGCCATGTATTCACCAATTTTGGACAGCTACCAAACAAATCCAACAGTATCAAACAACCTTTGATATACTATAAGATAGAATTTCACTGGTTTTGTTCCTTGATCTTCCCATCAAGGCCATGGACTTCCAAGCTCCCCAGTTCCACAGCTAGGAAGGAAAGCCGTGCATTTTTGCATTTAGAGAACAAACATTTCAAGCTCAAAATGGCAAAGATACAAGACAATTGCACACCATTACGCATCGTCTGTgagcaaaattataaaaaccgaaCGAATAAATTACACCCATTGCTGCTTTGTGGCCTCCATTCTTTCCAATAAACCAGCAATCTCTGCTTGCATTCTCAGCTTCATGTTGAAGTAATTACAATATGTATTTTCCAAAGTCTTCAGTTCCTCCATTTTCTTCCTCCGTGTTTCTTCTGTGTCTTGAAAACACATTTTGGCCAGCTTCTCTGCATATTCTTCTTCTAACTTGTCAGATTTTGCCCGAATCATCTGTCTGTAACCTTCGGCCTCTCT is a window of Populus nigra chromosome 10, ddPopNigr1.1, whole genome shotgun sequence DNA encoding:
- the LOC133706062 gene encoding probable transmembrane ascorbate ferrireductase 3, with product MDAGSTIYKQSASRLTVITHLFGILAIILMLVWLLHYRGGIEYHSDNPDRVFNAHPFFMFCGLIFLVGEAMMTYKTISSAMIVQKSIHMFLHLIALCLGIVGICAVFRFHDMIQAEDVYSLHSWVGLSTFCLFCLQWVFGFFTFMFPKAGKQTRASMLPWHVCGGRALLCMATCAALTGLIEKATFLELKHHHESHLINFTGLFILLFGIFVDLSVALARYV
- the LOC133704636 gene encoding probable ascorbate-specific transmembrane electron transporter 1 gives rise to the protein MPPKSRSFQISATPVTMFAHLLAIAVTTLVLVWLLHFRGGLAFESANKGKILNMHALLMAVGFIVFAGEAIMAYKSVPAKRKVQKAFHVTLHLIALVAGVGGVYTAFKFKHEVEEKDMTSLHSWLGMITICLFGLQWLLGFFSFVFPGAEMSARSSYRPWHVFGGLAIFFLAISAAQTGLLETSIFLDLGLSQEGLIVNFTGLLLFVFAVGVGLSSVLPRGHY